From the Cytophagia bacterium CHB2 genome, the window TTACCCAGGAAAGCTTGGGCCAGGTCGAAGCGGCAATAAAGTCGGTAGAACTGGCATTGCAAACCTGCCTGCAATTGAACTTGCCGTGGACGGAAATGGCCGTAAGCAGGTTATTCGATCTGAAAAAGATGCCGGAAACCGATTTTCAAAACTATCTCGCCGGGCTGGCGCAACAATGGGGCTTGCCTTGATGGTACTGCGGCGAGTAGACGGTTACCTTTGTCCGCATGCTTCACAAGGTTCCTGCGGAATGACAGGATGAAGTACTCATGAAAATTAAAGTATCCTTGAACTGGTGCAGCTCTACGACCAGCTCAGGCCGCTCAACTCTCTCCTCCGCCCTTTTTTCGCTTGACTATTTAGGCCTTTTGTTTTATCGTGAAGCCCAGTTGTGCAACTAAAAAATTGCCTGCCTCAATCAGCTTTTGACTTTCGTCGCGGTATTGGTCGACGCTTATGGTCGCTCGTTCGCTGTTCGACTTTTTGGATATCTGTTCGACAAAATATTCCGAACGTGATGCGTTCGTTTTCGGCGACACGCATTTGAGTTACAGTTATTTCCTGGGCGTCGTCAATCGCCTGGCGAATGGATTGTCCAGCCTGCATCTGCAAAAAGGCGACCGCCTTGCCTTAATGCTGCCCAACCTGCCGCAATTTCCCATTGCCTATTACGCCCTGCTCAAACTCGGCCTGGTGGTCGTGCCCATCAATGTCATGTTTCGTGAAAACGATATTCGCTACATTCTCGCCGATGCTTCGGTCAAGGGTTTCATTGCGTGGGGCGGGTTCGGGCGCTATTTGCAAAATGCCGCGCGTGATCTGCCGGATTGCCGGCATCATATCTTCCTCGGCTCGCCCGCCAACGACGGCCAGTCGGCAAATGCCTACGCCGGCGGCATTGATCTGACGGCATTGATCTCGAATGCCGATGCCAGCGAACTGACACCAACAGCGCGCGACGAGGATCCTGCCGTGATTTTGTATACCTCCGGCACCACCGGCCCGCCGCGCGGCGCGCTGTTGACCCATGCCAATCTCGCCGCCTCCGTACTCTCCTGCTGGGAGGCGTTTCGCATCGATCATGATCATCGCTTTGCCGCAGCGTTGCCTTTGTTTCATGGCATCGGGCAAATGCTGACCATGAACGTGCCGTTGGCGGCAGGCGCGTGCAGCGTGCTGCTGCCGCGCTTTGACGCGATGCAAATGATCGAAACCATTGCGCGCGAACAGGTGACACATCTGGTCACGGTGCCGGCCATGTTGCGCCATCTGCTTGCCGAAATTAATGCCATCGAGCAGGCCTCCACGAATAGCAGTGCCTCCGCGCCAATCGATACTTCGCTCAAATCGTTGCAAGCTCTGATCGTCACCGGCACGCCGGTTGACGAGAGTCTGCGTCATG encodes:
- a CDS encoding long-chain fatty acid--CoA ligase; protein product: MVARSLFDFLDICSTKYSERDAFVFGDTHLSYSYFLGVVNRLANGLSSLHLQKGDRLALMLPNLPQFPIAYYALLKLGLVVVPINVMFRENDIRYILADASVKGFIAWGGFGRYLQNAARDLPDCRHHIFLGSPANDGQSANAYAGGIDLTALISNADASELTPTARDEDPAVILYTSGTTGPPRGALLTHANLAASVLSCWEAFRIDHDHRFAAALPLFHGIGQMLTMNVPLAAGACSVLLPRFDAMQMIETIAREQVTHLVTVPAMLRHLLAEINAIEQASTNSSASAPIDTSLKSLQALIVTGTPVDESLRHALMQRFGVDIFEGYGLAECSPLVTANRPDITNKHGSVGKQLPGLEFTIVDEKGGELPPGEIGEIVVRGAAIMPAYHNRNEDTQRVLKDGWLYTGDIGRVDESGYLYLIDRKMDVIKKAGFQIFPLEVERCLLAHPEVSECAVIGVPAGNLGQEVKAYVVLKRPQAVSAEELIRFCKAQLPAYKCPRYIEFWAELPHGPTGKILKRLLRERVAAQN